Proteins encoded together in one Carya illinoinensis cultivar Pawnee chromosome 3, C.illinoinensisPawnee_v1, whole genome shotgun sequence window:
- the LOC122303818 gene encoding uncharacterized protein LOC122303818, translating into MSETRPVPRRESPWGVPEGEHRQPKAHRCNDRAEDVVQACFEGNPFKTVPGPFKLFWQCMRSKPGEEPTEPYTYLELDPPKREVKLE; encoded by the exons ATGAGCGAGACGAGGCCGGTGCCGAGGAGAGAAAGCCCATGGGGGGTGCCAGAGGGCGAGCACCGTCAGCCGAAGGCCCATAGGTGCAATGACCGTGCGGAGGATGTCGTCCAA GCATGTTTCGAGGGAAATCCATTTAAGACAGTTCCAGGACCCTTCAAGCTCTTCTGGCAATGTATGCGTTCTAAACCAGG GGAGGAGCCGACAGAGCCATATACCTATTTGGAGTTAGATCCCCCAAAGAGGGAGGTGAAACTTGAGTGA